The stretch of DNA CTCGATTTAGAGGGTTTGGGTCCATTGATAATTAGTTTGGTTCATAGTTATCTGCATCCCGTCCCAGCTTCAATAATAATTTGGAAGCATTTTTGTATAGTAGTACTACTAGTAATAATAacaataataaaaataaaatagaaataaTTTTTTAACAATAtatagtagcagcagcagcagcagtagtaaTAATGATTTTGAGACATTACCAGGTTTGAATATGCCCTGGATCTGGACTGAATTGAAGCTACTGCTTTGAAAAAGTGGCCCTTTCCATGCCTTACAATGCAATGCAGTAGTTGTCTAGGTGCTTGCAGTCTTTGTATTCTTGTGCAAAGTAGGAAGCATGGCAAAGGTGGCTGCAATGATGTTTGAGCTTTACCAGTTTATGTGCTTTCGTAATATTTGCACTATTTGCGCCTGCCTAACTGTTTCCGTTGCAGGCCGAAGACCCTGTTGGAATTCCAGAGGTAGGGAAGCAAGAACGAGCCAGGCTCAAACAACTTCAGAAACTGAAGAAGCAGAAGATCCGAGAGATATTACAGACCCAGAATGCTGCAATTGATGCTGACATGGTGTGTTTCTCCTTTTGTGAGATCCCCTGAATATAAATGCCCTTCTGCAACTGATTTGCATCGTGTGCGCATTTGATGCACATTCTTTGGTGTATATTGCATTCTCATCGTGGTTTTGATCACAGAACAAGAAAGGGAAAGGGCGATTGAAGTACCTGCTGCAGCAGACAGAAATATTTGCCCACTTTGCAGAAGGAAGCCAGACTAAAGAGAAGAAGTCGCGTGGAAGGTGATTCTTGGTTATGTTTTTTTTTTAAAAGCAATCCTTGGTTATGTTAGTGCCACTATATAGTACTTTACTATGAACACCCATCTTGGATGACCAATAGAAATTGCAGCCACATGTGCACCGATCTAATTTGAAACATCAATGAAAATTGAAGAAAAAAAATTCTCTCATAGCACTACTTCCATTTGCATTCCCCAAACATATGGTTCTGTCCATCCTCATTTCCTGTCTTCCCTAATAACTATCATTAAGTTATAGGGTTGCTAACAGCAGTTTGCGGTCCCTCTTCCCATTGAGCTCCACCATTGCAGCAGCAGCATGTAGCCCTACTGCACTGGCGTTGTTGCAACAGCAGCGTGTCACTGTACAGTGACTGCAGTGCAGATGCACACGCGGTACAGGGTCAATGTCCATCTTCAATCATATTGCAGAACGACGAGGCGACCTAAAATCTTGTCTCCTTTTCTGGTTAATAGTATGGAATTTCCAGGAGTGCACTTCTTGTGAGGGAATTCATTTACTTTTTATTTGTATTTCTAGCTGTGCGATTATTTTGGATTCTAAGTACACCTGTTAATTGTGGCAGTTTATTTTATGTTATAGTAAATTAGCAATAGCTTTTAGCTTAATGTTGTGGGTGCTCCTGTTATTCTGTATGCTGGGTTGCGAGTGTAGTCCATTTACTCCTAGATTCCTGTGTCTCTTTATTCTATTTGTTGCTAATGTGGGTCACACTCTAGGGGACGCCCTGCGTCAAAGAGGAGGGCAGTAGAGGAGGACGATGAAGAGTACCTCCAAGAGGAGGAAGATGCACTTGCTAGTTCAGTTGGAACACACTTGCTTGTGCAGCCATCATGTGAGCCTTTCCTTGTTGACCATTGGTAGCTGATTTATATTACAGTTCACTTCACCTTAATAACCAACTTAAGCCGACATATGCTACTCTTTTCTTGCTAGCTACATGGATTTCTTTCCATAAGATCAAAATGACAATGAAATATGACATACATTCAAAAAACACATAACTGAACAGTTTATTGTGGCAATGAACCAACTTTGTTCTGTAGTTGATTATCAGCAACTTGTTTTCCAAACCATGCAAACATATATTTGATGGCTTAATAAATTATAAATCAGCAGTGTATCTATTTGAGTGGAACTCCTTGTACTTAGATTAAACATCATAATGTTACATTTTTAAGAGACCTTTATGTACCATGCCAACTAGAACTTTAAAGTTTTGGTTGATGTGGCGAAGCTAGGGGATAGAAGAGCCCCCTTCAGTTCCCCTTGGGGCTGTGCATCCATATGAGAACATGTTTTTTTGACTTGTAGCAATCTATGTATTCACTGTGACAGGCACAAATGAGCATGTGTTACAAGTGGCTGGGTTGGTTAGCAACTTAGCCTGTTGACTCTAACATGATTTTGTTTAAAATTGTGTAAGTGAATGTATGCTAAAGACTTCCGTTTCGTAAAAAGAACATCATATTTTATTTGTGACAGGTTGACCAAATTATCTGTAGTTCTAGACTTCTAGTTCCATGAAACTTAATTATTAGTGTATTTTGATTTCTAACTAAATGTGAACTATTTATAATGGATGGATCTTTTGTTTTATTTCCACCAATTATTTCATATAGTCAAAAACATGCTGACGCTATCTGACCCTGTTCTTGTTAAAATCAACTAATGGCACCAAAGTCCTTTGTAATAGGATGACATCTTCAATTTTCTCTAGCATATGTTAACTACCATGGTCGTGCACTTATTATGTTTGCTTTGCAGGCATAAATGGACAAATGCGAGATTACCAACTAGCTGGGCTTAATTGGCTCATACGGCTGTATGAAAACGGCATTAATGGAATATTGGCTGATGAGATGGTATGTTTGATGTGTTAACCACACAATAGGCTAGTCGCTAAAACCTTTTCAGTATTTTATTCATTCAGTATGGTGGTAATGTTCAATGCAAGTTACTAACCTTATCCTTGTCTTGCCATTTATTTACTCAGGGTCTTGGGAAAACTCTTCAAACTATTTCACTGATGGGCTATCTGCATGAATTCAGAGGAATAACTGGTCCTCACATGGTTGTTGCGCCAAAGTCTACTCTTGGTAACTGGATGAACGAAATTGCTCGTTTTTGTCCCATTTTGCGTGCTGTGAAATTCTTGGGAAATCCAGAAGAGAGGGTTGGTCTTACATCCCTGCTTTTCAACTATAATTGTTACTTCAGCTGGCATGTTAACTATACTTTATTACTGTTTGATCAGAATCATATAAGGGAGAAATTGCTACAGCCAGGAAAATTCGATGTGTGTGTGACCAGTTTTGAAATGGCAATCAAAGAAAAAAATTCATTGAAGCGTTTCAGCTGGCGCTACATTATTATTGATGAAGCTCATCGGATAAAAAATGAGAACTCTCTTCTTTCTAAGACGATGAGGCTTTTTAGCACTAACTATCGTCTACTCATCACAGGCACTCCACTCCAGGTAGGTTGCCTTTGGCAGTGCTATTTCTTCTTATTATATATGTACAGCATGCATTGCAACCACTGAATATATTGTTTTATATTCGTCAATCTTATTTTCAGTTTCATCACTTACCGATGTAATGTATTGCAGAACAATCTCCATGAGCTTTGGTCTCTACTCAATTTCTTGCTGCCTGAGATATTTAGTTCTGCAGACACCTTTGATGAGTGGTTCCAAATTACTGGTGAAAATGATCAACAGGAGGTTGTTCAGCAGCTTCATAAGGTAGGGATGTAACACTCATGCTCAATGAGTGCCAGTATGTTTGAATTAGCATTATAATTCATGTTTGTAATTTTTTTGAAGGTTCTTCGCCCATTTCTTCTCCGGAGGCTTAAATCTGATGTTGAAAAGGGTTTACCTCCAAAGAAAGAAATTATCCTTAAAGTTGGGATGTCTCAGATGCAAAAGCATTACTATCGAGGTCTGCTTCAGAAAGATTTGGAGGTTATTAATGCTGGTGGTGAACGTAAAAGATTGCTTAACATAGCCATGCAGTTACGGAAGTGCTGCAACCATCCATATTTATTCCAAGGGGCAGAACCGGGCCCACCTTACACAACTGGTGACCATCTTATTGAGACTGCAGGTATGTTTTTTATGCTGACCATTTTGTTGTTGCAATTCTATAATCCTGCTTTGGTTGCTTAATAACAACTCTTGTGATATATACTGTAGGGAAAATGGTGCTCTTAGATAAATTGCTGCCCAAATTAAAGGACCGTGACTCCAGAGTGCTTATTTTCTCACAGGTGATCATTTATCATTTACCATACAGATTTAAATATCGCATATTAGGAAATCATGGTCACACGTGAGTTACTAAACACATGCACCTTGTTACAGTTCATTGATTCCCCCCAAAGTACCTTGCTTTATTTGACATATCACTATCTGCAGATGACCAGGCTTTTGGATATCTTGGAAGATTATCTTATATACAGAGGGTATCAGTTTTGCCGAATAGATGGAAGTACAGGTGGACAAGATCGTGATGCATCCATTGATGCATTTAACAAACCAGGAAGTGAGAAGTTTGTTTTCTTGCTTTCAACCAGGGCTGGTGGACTTGGTATCAACCTTGCCACTGCTGATGTTGTGATTCTTTATGATAGTGATTGGTAAGCTGGTTTTTTAGACTGCAAACTATACATCTATAAGTTGAATCTGATGTTTTTTATGGTTCTAATGTATCTGCAGGAATCCACAAGCTGATCTTCAAGCTCAAGACCGTGCGCATAGGATAGGTCAAAAGAAAGAAGTTCAAGTTTTCCGATTTTGCACCGAGGTTTGTTAAGTTATGTTGAGAATATCAAAATATTGCTTTTGGCAGGTGTCTGTCTAACAATGAAACTAAATTGCAGTATACCATTGAGGAAAAAGTGATTGAGAGAGCGTACAAGAAGCTTGCATTGGATGCTTTGGTTATTCAACAAGGACGATTGTCAGGGCAGAAAAGTGAGTTTTTGCTGCTTGTTATTGCTATCTTTTGGAAGATTTTGTTGTTGTAAGTAGGATATGTAATAGTTTGACCTTATTGTTTTCTATGCAGCTGTCAATAAGGATGACTTATTGCAAATGGTTAGATATGGTGCGGAAATGGTGTTCAGTTCCAAGGATAGCACAATAACAGATGAGGATGTTGACAGAATTATAGCTAAAGGAGAAGAGACAAAAGCAGCGCTGGATGCAAAGATGAAAAAATTCACAGAGGATGCCATTAAGTTTAAAATGGATGACAGTATgcacctctctctctctaaatGTAACATGGGTGATAGTATGCACCCCTAACTAATATCTCTCAAATCGTTTTTTTCTCTGCAGCTGCTGAATTGTATGATTTTGATGGTGATAAGGTAATGATCTGCTCACTTGATCACGCACTTGAAATTTAGTTAAATGTCTTGTCAAGCACCAACTGACTCTGCTTTTCGATTGCTTAAAGGAGGAAAACGAGGCTGATTTTAAGAAAATTGTTGCTGAGAATTTGGTGGTCGAGCTACCTAGGAGAGAAAGGATAAGGAAGTATGCCACTCATATTTGGGGTGTTGCATTATGTACTGTTCACTTGTATTTACCTAACTTTGACTTATTGTTGTAGTTACAATGAGTCTGAATACTTCAAGCAAGCACTTCGCCAAGCAGCGCCAGCTAAACCCAAGGAACTACGGATTCCAAAAATGCCAACTTTGTAAGTTCTTTCAGTGTTACTATCTATTTTGATTTTCTTAAAAGAAAAATCAATCCTGCTTGTTGCTTGGTATTTCCTGCTTGTTGCTTGGTATTGCCTGCTCACTGCCTATGTTTTTATGTTAGGCATGATTTCCAGTTCTTCAACAGTCAAAGGCTGAATGAGTTGTATGAAAAGGAAGTCCGACACCTTGTGGTAATTTCTCAGCTAGATTTATGTTGAGCAACAGCTTAAACGTTTTTTTTTGCTTCTTTTGTGCTTGCCCCACTACCCAGTCCATTGTTTCCCAGTTGTCATTGATAATTGTTGCCCAACTTTATAATATCTTTACAATGCAGCGAACCAACCAGAAGAAAGATACCATTGATGGTGAAGATGAAGGTACTGGTACTGCTAACTCTTGCTTCTCTAAGTGCATTACAGCATCTAACTACACCATGCTAATGATATTATTCTTCTGCAACACTCAGATCAGGTGGAACCTTTTACTGCAGAGGAGCTGGAGGAGAAGCAGCGGTTATTGGAAGCGGTAGGATTATATGCAATATGAAAGAAACATCAATCATCTTTTTAACTCTCCTGACATTCTTGTTTACTATGATACAAAATTTAGGGTTTTGCAACATGGACTAAGAGAGACTTCAACACATTTATTCGTGCATGTGAGAAATATGGTCGTAATGACATAAAGGGTATATCCTCTGAAATGGAAGGGAAAACAGAAGAAGAGGTTCAACGATATGCTGAAGTTTTCAAGGAGAGATACATGGAGCTGAGTGGTAAGCAATTGAGTCAGTTCATCAGACATCATGAAATATAGGGTTATTATGTGAGTGGTCAACTGTAAATGAATGTTCACGTGTTTGTCCCTGTCTAATCAGATTATGAGAGAATTATCAAAAACATCGAAAGGGGTGAGGCAAGGATAACTCGCAAGGATGAGATTATGACAGCCATTGGGAAGAAGTTGGACCGCTATAAGAACCCATGGTTAGAGCTGAAAGTTCAGTATGGCACAAACAAAGGGAAGTTCTATAACGAGGAATGTGACCGTTTTATGGTATGCCCTCTCCCTTCTAATGCATACCGCTTCAAGTTTGTGACATGATCATAACAAGAACCTGTTATGTTTCAGCTATGCATGGCGCACAAGCTTGGTTACGGGAAGTGGGATGAACTTAGATCTGCCTTTCGCAAGTCACCCTTGTTCCGATTCGATTGGTTTGTGAAGGCAAGAAGTGCACAAGAGCTGGCTAGGCGGTGCGACACGCTTGTCCGTCTAGTTGAGAAAGAGAATCAGGAATACGATGAGCGAGAAAGGCAGGCACGGAAGGAGAAAAGGCTTGCTAAGGTAGTTTCTTACTGTTGACCATCCTCGTCTTGATTTTGTTCTTCTTACGACATTACTAATCTTGGTGATCATTCCTTTGTCATGCAGAAGATGACACCAACAAAGCAAAAGATGACACCAACAAAGCAGAAGATGACGCCAACAAAGCAAGCTGCATCAAGGGCTTCAGACGGTGAGACGGCTCCAGCGAATCCATCCAAGAAGGTAGCAGTTTCTTATTGCTGAACATCACTGGTCTTGATTTTGCTCTTCTAATGACATTACTAATCTTGGCGATCTGTTCCTTTGTCATGCAGAATAAGACACCAACAAAGCAGAAGATGACACCTACAAAGCGAGCTGGTGAGACGGCTCCAGTGACCTCATCCAAGAAGCGACGGCAGTCCCTCATGGACGACTTTCTGGGCTCGGTATGTCCAAGCAAAATCCTTTTTGTCAGTCAGTCAGTCCAGCACAATCTGGAGATGCTTCTTCTGCTGCTTACTAACCTAGCTAAGCTGAAAACAATGTTGCAGGGAAAGAAGGGGAAGGCGTAAGCGTGGGTGGTGATCCCATGTTGCCTTGTCAGGAGATGTTTTGGACTCTGGCCTCATCCAGCGGTTAAAGCCTCTTATCTTATATATGCTCGACGAATGGTCGGTTAGGTTAATCACTGTCCAAGTAAGTTTAATGCATGTGTTGTGGTGCCACCTGTGGTGAGTGCATCAGGATCGGTTGAACTTTGAATGCTGGCCTGGTCTTTTGGTGTTTGCACATGAAAAATGACTTCAAAAATGGTTTTGGAAAGGAACTGCATTGAATTTCAATTTGCTCTAGATGAACCATCTCCAGTTCTCCACAGTATTTTTCTAACACAACCCAGTACAGGCTCACTTGAAGCCTTCCGTTGCATTTCCATGTTCAGCGCCGGTGAGGCCCTCCGCCCTCGGCTGCTGTCGGAACGACCTTGTTAGCCGGAGTGCTGGTGGTGCTGCCGTGCGCGGTGTGGTGGAATATCCCCTCGCCGGCAGGTGGCATGCCGCTGTGGGGGGTTCATTAGACTTGGCAGATTCTGTTACATCTGCTCAAAAAAAAGGCAGATTCAGTTACATTTGCTAAAAAAAGGCAGATTCAGTTACAATACTTGGCTAAATAGCTCCTTCTAAATGGCATTCTACGTCACAGTTTTGCTCAACGGTAGTGGACTTAGGCAGGGTGATGCCCTCTTGCCAATGCTTTTCATAATCGTCATGGACTCTTTATGCAAGCTTTTTGAAATGGTGAGGAATGTGGGATTTTGTACCCTTTTGGAAATAAACACTTGCATCCCGCAGCGATTGTCCgtatacgtagatgatgtggttgTCTTCCTAACAGCCAAACACAATGATGTTGCTACTGCTAAGCTTCTTCTAGAGATTTTTGTTGTTCTTCAGGTTTGGAGTGCAACCAACGTACAAATGCTCTATTTCCCCAATCTTTTGTGAGGATCTGATTGGTGAATTTGAAAGTTTGCTGAACTGTCAAACTGGCAAAGAGAAACTTCAGTATGGCCGTGTGCATCTTTTGATGCAGAGGCCGAGGGTTCAACTGTCTTTTTACAAAAAAGGAGAGAATTTTCAATGCTTATTGATAAATTAAGAGATAGATTTGGGCCATGGTGTACTGGTTTTTCTGTACCAAAGTGGTCGTTTAATCCTAGTGCAAGTTGTGTTGCTGAGCCTCGTCCTCCACTTTCTTTTGGCCAGCAAATTTGTTTCCAACTCACTAGGCAATGACCACCACTAACCGCTTTCTTACCTTTCCAAAGAAAGGCTCTCCGAATCTTGTCAATCTAAACACCCATGGAGGGGGGTCAAGTGACATTAAGTGAAAAGTCAAAATGGCCAGCAACACAACTTGCACTAGGACTAAACAACCACTTTGGTACAGAAAAACCAGTACACCATGGCCCAAATCTATCTCTTAATTTATCAATAAGCATTGAAAACAAATTTTCTGTACCAAAGTGGTCGTTTAATCCTAGTGCAAGTGCAAGTTGACTTCCTATTTCGCGCGGTACACACTTGAAACAACCACCCCTGCTCCCTTGTGCGGCCCATGTGCTGGGCGGCAAACGTCGTGTTTCTCTCATTTCGTTTTTTTTTTGCCTTTTGTTTCTCCTTTTCTGCTTTTGTTTTTTCTTCAAAATAATTCAGGATTCCGAACAAGTTCCAATTTTTTAAATGCAAACATTTAGAAAATAATTGAGAAATTATAAAATGTTTCGAGATTTCAGATAATGTTTGGAAATCGTAAAATATTCGAGGATTAAAGaatgttcatgattttgaaaaaatgttcacataTTAAAAACTGTCAAGGTTTTGAAAATATATTCGTCAAATAAAAAATGATCATGATTTTTTAAAATGCCCCATATTCAAAAAATGCCCGTTGACTCAGTTTTTTcagaattttaaaaaatattaacGAATTTATAAAAAAATCTAGCGAATTGGAAAAGGCTTAGGATTTAAAAATGCTCATGAATTTGTAAAAAATCTTCATGATATGAAAACAATGTTCACGAATtccaaaaaatattcatgagttagAAAATGTTCACAATTACAAAAAGTGTTCACGAACTTGAAATATGTACATAAAATGAAAAGgaaaggagaaaaagaaagaaaataagtaaaacaagaaagaaaataaaaaataaatataaaagaaaagtcaaaaataaaaaaggaaataaaaatggaaaatgaaaaaaaaggaaaaaccaGAAAAGACCAAATGTATGTTGCATTTAAACAAATGTTCATGAGCTTCAATAATATGTTCTTAACATTTCTTAAAAATGTTTATACAATGTAAGTAATGTT from Triticum urartu cultivar G1812 chromosome 3, Tu2.1, whole genome shotgun sequence encodes:
- the LOC125542633 gene encoding probable chromatin-remodeling complex ATPase chain isoform X2, which produces MARPARRRVVEEEEEQQDQSDAGGSGSGEEAGGGDAEEEVDEEEIEAVTTGAGDDEEEQEDGGEEDGEEPESDDDDEAEDPVGIPEVGKQERARLKQLQKLKKQKIREILQTQNAAIDADMNKKGKGRLKYLLQQTEIFAHFAEGSQTKEKKSRGRGRPASKRRAVEEDDEEYLQEEEDALASSVGTHLLVQPSCINGQMRDYQLAGLNWLIRLYENGINGILADEMGLGKTLQTISLMGYLHEFRGITGPHMVVAPKSTLGNWMNEIARFCPILRAVKFLGNPEERNHIREKLLQPGKFDVCVTSFEMAIKEKNSLKRFSWRYIIIDEAHRIKNENSLLSKTMRLFSTNYRLLITGTPLQNNLHELWSLLNFLLPEIFSSADTFDEWFQITGENDQQEVVQQLHKVLRPFLLRRLKSDVEKGLPPKKEIILKVGMSQMQKHYYRGLLQKDLEVINAGGERKRLLNIAMQLRKCCNHPYLFQGAEPGPPYTTGDHLIETAGKMVLLDKLLPKLKDRDSRVLIFSQMTRLLDILEDYLIYRGYQFCRIDGSTGGQDRDASIDAFNKPGSEKFVFLLSTRAGGLGINLATADVVILYDSDWNPQADLQAQDRAHRIGQKKEVQVFRFCTEYTIEEKVIERAYKKLALDALVIQQGRLSGQKTVNKDDLLQMVRYGAEMVFSSKDSTITDEDVDRIIAKGEETKAALDAKMKKFTEDAIKFKMDDTAELYDFDGDKEENEADFKKIVAENLVVELPRRERIRNYNESEYFKQALRQAAPAKPKELRIPKMPTLHDFQFFNSQRLNELYEKEVRHLVRTNQKKDTIDGEDEDQVEPFTAEELEEKQRLLEAGFATWTKRDFNTFIRACEKYGRNDIKGISSEMEGKTEEEVQRYAEVFKERYMELSDYERIIKNIERGEARITRKDEIMTAIGKKLDRYKNPWLELKVQYGTNKGKFYNEECDRFMLCMAHKLGYGKWDELRSAFRKSPLFRFDWFVKARSAQELARRCDTLVRLVEKENQEYDERERQARKEKRLAKKMTPTKQKMTPTKQAASRASDGETAPANPSKKNKTPTKQKMTPTKRAGETAPVTSSKKRRQSLMDDFLGSGKKGKA
- the LOC125542633 gene encoding probable chromatin-remodeling complex ATPase chain isoform X1; this encodes MARPARRRVVEEEEEQQDQSDAGGSGSGEEAGGGDAEEEVDEEEIEAVTTGAGDDEEEQEDGGEEDGEEPESDDDDEAEDPVGIPEVGKQERARLKQLQKLKKQKIREILQTQNAAIDADMNKKGKGRLKYLLQQTEIFAHFAEGSQTKEKKSRGRGRPASKRRAVEEDDEEYLQEEEDALASSVGTHLLVQPSCINGQMRDYQLAGLNWLIRLYENGINGILADEMGLGKTLQTISLMGYLHEFRGITGPHMVVAPKSTLGNWMNEIARFCPILRAVKFLGNPEERNHIREKLLQPGKFDVCVTSFEMAIKEKNSLKRFSWRYIIIDEAHRIKNENSLLSKTMRLFSTNYRLLITGTPLQNNLHELWSLLNFLLPEIFSSADTFDEWFQITGENDQQEVVQQLHKVLRPFLLRRLKSDVEKGLPPKKEIILKVGMSQMQKHYYRGLLQKDLEVINAGGERKRLLNIAMQLRKCCNHPYLFQGAEPGPPYTTGDHLIETAGKMVLLDKLLPKLKDRDSRVLIFSQMTRLLDILEDYLIYRGYQFCRIDGSTGGQDRDASIDAFNKPGSEKFVFLLSTRAGGLGINLATADVVILYDSDWNPQADLQAQDRAHRIGQKKEVQVFRFCTEYTIEEKVIERAYKKLALDALVIQQGRLSGQKTVNKDDLLQMVRYGAEMVFSSKDSTITDEDVDRIIAKGEETKAALDAKMKKFTEDAIKFKMDDTAELYDFDGDKEENEADFKKIVAENLVVELPRRERIRNYNESEYFKQALRQAAPAKPKELRIPKMPTLHDFQFFNSQRLNELYEKEVRHLVRTNQKKDTIDGEDEDQVEPFTAEELEEKQRLLEAGFATWTKRDFNTFIRACEKYGRNDIKGISSEMEGKTEEEVQRYAEVFKERYMELSDYERIIKNIERGEARITRKDEIMTAIGKKLDRYKNPWLELKVQYGTNKGKFYNEECDRFMLCMAHKLGYGKWDELRSAFRKSPLFRFDWFVKARSAQELARRCDTLVRLVEKENQEYDERERQARKEKRLAKKMTPTKQKMTPTKQKMTPTKQAASRASDGETAPANPSKKNKTPTKQKMTPTKRAGETAPVTSSKKRRQSLMDDFLGSGKKGKA